A window from Luteibacter flocculans encodes these proteins:
- a CDS encoding CsgG/HfaB family protein gives MDFSLKAVALVAASAFCASFCTPVSAGLPFFNKKNKAHDEKVAQIPKCAKKLGSLSVIEPEASQNWWSGRQLPAPTKLIKVFVAKSGCFTLVDRNAGMDAAMRERALASGGQLRGGSNVGKGQVKAADYVLVPDLVDSNSDAGGGGISGLAQSLLGGTAGRVAGAVKFDSKTADVTLTVTDVRSSEQVALVEGHGEKNDLSFGGRGQLWGSESLGAAGLGGYTNTTQGQVITMAYLDAYTKLVAELGGMPGDASAANSRQSGTVAVATRLWAQSSGKGKVVRGLEPGMTVYPTGDRIGLMWEVEDEHGNRGWVSSADFDLAK, from the coding sequence ATGGACTTTTCCCTTAAAGCGGTTGCCCTCGTGGCAGCCTCGGCTTTCTGCGCTTCGTTCTGCACACCCGTCTCCGCGGGCCTTCCGTTCTTCAACAAGAAGAACAAGGCGCATGACGAAAAGGTCGCGCAGATTCCCAAATGCGCGAAGAAGCTCGGTTCCCTCTCGGTCATCGAGCCGGAGGCGTCGCAGAACTGGTGGTCGGGGCGTCAGCTTCCGGCGCCGACCAAGCTCATCAAGGTGTTCGTCGCAAAGTCCGGTTGCTTCACCCTGGTCGATCGCAACGCGGGCATGGATGCGGCCATGCGCGAGCGCGCGCTGGCGTCGGGCGGCCAGCTCCGTGGAGGCTCCAACGTCGGCAAGGGACAGGTGAAAGCCGCGGACTACGTGCTCGTGCCCGATCTCGTGGACAGCAACAGTGACGCGGGTGGTGGCGGCATCTCCGGGCTGGCGCAGAGCCTGCTCGGCGGCACCGCGGGACGCGTGGCCGGCGCGGTCAAGTTCGATTCGAAGACGGCGGACGTCACGCTGACGGTCACGGATGTGCGCTCCTCGGAGCAGGTGGCCCTGGTCGAGGGACACGGTGAAAAGAACGACCTCAGCTTCGGCGGGCGTGGGCAGCTGTGGGGCAGCGAAAGCCTCGGCGCGGCCGGTCTCGGCGGCTACACGAATACTACGCAGGGTCAGGTCATCACGATGGCGTATCTCGACGCGTACACGAAACTCGTGGCCGAGTTGGGCGGGATGCCCGGCGACGCGTCCGCGGCGAACAGTCGTCAGTCCGGTACGGTGGCCGTCGCAACGCGCCTGTGGGCGCAGTCCAGCGGCAAGGGCAAGGTCGTGCGCGGGCTGGAACCGGGCATGACGGTCTATCCCACCGGCGACAGGATCGGTCTCATGTGGGAAGTGGAGGACGAGCACGGCAATCGCGGCTGGGTTTCCTCTGCGGACTTCGATCTCGCGAAGTAG
- a CDS encoding SGNH/GDSL hydrolase family protein: MTRRYLIFAACMVMTQAGATTRIEIPERPTAEQRSGIEARLNDWAEQGRYAADNARLPAPKASERRVVFMGDSITDFWGRPTGVFFPGKPYINRGISGQTTPQMLVRFRADVITLKPSVVVILAGTNDIAGNTGPSSLAMIEDNLMSMTELARAHGIRVVLASLLPVAADAEQTTRRPPESIRALNAWMRTYAARERLGFIDYYDAMTDAQGALRKDLTDDGLHPNAAGYAVMAPLAQTAIDHALHDDH, translated from the coding sequence GCGGGCGCGACGACGCGTATCGAGATCCCGGAGCGCCCCACAGCCGAGCAACGGAGCGGTATCGAAGCGCGGCTCAACGATTGGGCGGAACAGGGCCGCTACGCCGCGGACAACGCACGGTTGCCCGCGCCGAAGGCCAGCGAACGGCGTGTCGTGTTCATGGGCGATTCGATCACCGATTTCTGGGGTCGCCCGACCGGTGTCTTTTTTCCGGGGAAGCCGTACATCAATCGCGGCATCAGCGGGCAGACCACGCCACAGATGCTCGTGCGCTTTCGCGCGGACGTCATCACGCTGAAACCATCGGTCGTCGTGATTTTGGCCGGTACCAATGACATCGCCGGCAACACGGGCCCTTCGTCGCTGGCGATGATCGAAGACAATCTCATGTCGATGACGGAGCTGGCCCGTGCGCACGGTATCCGCGTCGTGCTGGCCTCGCTGTTGCCGGTGGCTGCGGATGCCGAGCAAACAACGCGTCGACCGCCCGAGAGCATCCGTGCGTTGAACGCATGGATGCGCACCTACGCCGCGAGAGAGCGTCTGGGTTTTATCGACTACTACGACGCCATGACCGACGCGCAAGGCGCGCTGCGGAAAGATCTCACCGATGACGGGTTGCACCCGAACGCGGCGGGGTATGCGGTGATGGCGCCGCTGGCGCAGACGGCCATCGACCACGCATTGCACGACGATCACTGA